A portion of the Musa acuminata AAA Group cultivar baxijiao chromosome BXJ1-1, Cavendish_Baxijiao_AAA, whole genome shotgun sequence genome contains these proteins:
- the LOC135633919 gene encoding histone H4: MSGRGKGGKGLGKGGAKRHRKVLRDNIQGITKPAIRRLARRGGVKRISGLIYEETRGVLKIFLENVIRDAVTYTEHARRKTVTAMDVVYALKRQGRTLYGFGG; encoded by the coding sequence ATGTCGGGGCGCGGGAAGGGAGGCAAGGGGTTGGGCAAGGGCGGGGCGAAGCGCCACCGCAAGGTCCTTCGCGACAACATCCAGGGAATCACGAAGCCGGCCATCCGCCGCCTCGCCCGCCGTGGTGGCGTCAAGCGCATCTCCGGCCTCATCTACGAGGAGACCCGCGGCGTCCTCAAGATTTTCCTGGAGAACGTCATCCGCGACGCCGTCACCTACACCGAACACGCCCGACGTAAGACCGTCACCGCCATGGACGTCGTCTACGCCCTCAAGCGCCAGGGCCGAACCCTCTATGGCTTCGGAGGCTGA
- the LOC135583672 gene encoding uncharacterized protein LOC135583672, producing MESFDAITHLPPRKRLLAELRRENSEFDFLPPVPCVSGDLGARLRDIINSPSSTLEEIVKVSKSVALAAVEISATARNNAVEKAAAATKAKAAAKSALLNLDSVTRKSRKGYHTRTKVRKKQVPIKLLYKNNYSAGTQKTDEELARKLHLAMNSSPRISDNKAKNSFGKEVLCNSDAICIENSHVLHNEGVRMNDKCFIDKSEGKDVFRRKEEASSNCTEKQQDGSKSRSLAGGRKVRIKQKKLPLSQYDVRGKAELKRPLANHYSFTGESKLDCARYNTSADDAGPSNDGGMSMEITSAWKCKKIRASQCSSDSKILRALC from the coding sequence ATGGAGTCCTTCGATGCCATCACCCATTTGCCGCCTCGGAAGCGTCTTCTTGCTGAATTGAGGAGGGAGAACTCCGAATTTGACTTCTTGCCACCAGTTCCCTGTGTTTCTGGCGATCTTGGTGCTCGGCTTCGTGACATTATCAATTCCCCGAGTTCGACTCTGGAAGAAATCGTCAAGGTCTCCAAGTCCGTAGCTTTGGCTGCGGTGGAAATTTCAGCGACAGCAAGAAACAATGCAGTTGAGAAAGCAGCTGCAGCCACAAAGGCGAAAGCTGCTGCTAAGAGTGCATTACTGAATCTGGATTCTGTCACGAGAAAGTCCAGAAAGGGTTACCATACTAGAACCAAAGTGAGAAAGAAACAGGTCCCGATAAAGCTCTTGTATAAGAACAATTATTCTGCGGGGACCCAAAAAACAGATGAAGAACTAGCCAGGAAATTGCATCTTGCAATGAATAGTTCACCTAGAATTTCAGATAATAAGGCGAAGAACAGTTTTGGGAAAGAAGTTCTTTGTAACAGTGATGCTATCTGCATTGAGAATTCACATGTTTTGCATAATGAGGGTGTTAGGATGAATGATAAATGTTTTATAGATAAATCAGAAGGGAAAGACGTTTTCCGGAGGAAGGAAGAAGCATCCAGTAACTGTACAGAGAAACAACAGGATGGATCTAAGTCTAGATCATTGGCTGGTGGTAGGAAAGtgagaattaagcaaaagaaattaccTTTGAGTCAATATGATGTCAGAGGCAAAGCAGAGCTAAAGAGGCCACTGGCAAATCACTATTCTTTCACTGGAGAATCAAAGTTGGATTGTGCACGGTACAATACGTCTGCAGATGATGCAGGACCTTCTAATGATGGTGGAATGTCAATGGAGATTACTTCAGCATGGAAATGCAAAAAGATCAGGGCATCACAGTGCTCATCTGATAGCAAGATTTTGCGTGCTTTATGTTGA
- the LOC135633753 gene encoding ubiquitin domain-containing protein DSK2a-like isoform X2: MGTDGDSCGAGDSDAVGGCAAVTVHVRCSNGSKFSVQIALDSTVGAFKAALVEKCDVPAEQQRLIYKGRILKDEHTLESYGLESDHTIHLVRGLTSPAASADVTTASNGASRIPANSAGVENGGTNEGRRFGGADIGGSLFPGLGVNRRDGNGSGFLGFGLPDINQMQQQLAQNPSMMREIMNMPAVQSLMNNPDLLRNMIMNNPQMREIIDRNPDFAHVLNDPSTLRQSLEVMRNPELMRELMRNTDRAMSNIEASPEGFNALRRMYETVQEPFLNATTGSGNMGNDLAQNPFAALLGNQSASQARDQTANQSGTGSDVTTESAAPNSNPLPNPWSNTGGAQSTNSRPVPANDGRSPGVAGLGGLGLPDLERMAGGMPDPSLTNQLLQNPAIMQMMQSLLSNPQFMNQVLDPQLGGMLGSNSQLRDMLQNPELIRQLTSPETLQQLLSFQQSLVSQVVRQQSSQEQNQTGGGTAGTMNNNGLELLMNMFGGLGSGAGVPSNPDVPPEERYATQLSQLQEMGFLNTQENIRALSATSGNVHAAVDWLLRNLDR; encoded by the exons ATGGGCACCGACGGCGATTCCTGCGGCGCTGGCGATTCGGACGCCGTCGGAGGATGCGCCGCCGTCACCGTCCACGTCCGATGCTCGAACGGGTCCAAGTTCTCGGTGCAGATCGCCCTCGATTCCACCGTCGGGGCCTTCAAGGCTGCCCTCGTCGAGAAGTGCGACGTCCCGGCGGAGCAGCAGCGGTTGATCTATAAAGGCCGGATCTTGAAGGACGAGCATACCCTGGAGAGCTATG GATTGGAGTCAGATCACACAATTCATTTGGTACGTGGTTTAACATCACCAGCTGCATCTGCTGATGTGACAACAGCTAGCAATGGAGCTTCAAGGATTCCTGCCAACAGTGCTGGTGTTGAGAATGGTGGTACTAATGAAGGTCGGCGATTTGGAGGAGCTGATATTGGAGGCTCACTCTTTCCTGGCCTTGGTGTCAACAGAAGAGATGGTAATGGATCGGGTTTTTTGGGATTTGGCTTACCAGATATTAATCAGATGCAGCAGCAGCTTGCTCAAAATCCTAGCATGATGAGAGAAATAATGAATATGCCTGCCGTTCAGAGTCTGATGAATAACCCTGACCTACTGCGAAACATGATAATGAATAATCCTCAAATGCGTGAGATCATAGACCGCAATCCTGATTTTGCGCATGTCCTCAATGATCCCAGTACTCTCCGGCAATCTTTGGAAGTTATGAGGAATCCTGAACTCATGAGAGAATTGATGCGGAACACTGATAGGGCTATGAGCAACATTGAGGCATCCCCAGAAGGATTTAATGCTCTTAGGCGCATGTACGAAACTGTTCAGGAACCATTTCTGAATGCTACAACAGGGTCAGGGAACATGGGGAATGATTTGGCTCAAAACCCATTTGCAGCACTTTTGGGGAATCAGAGTGCTTCGCAGGCTAGAGATCAGACAGCAAATCAGTCTGGTACTGGTTCTGATGTCACAACCGAGTCTGCTGCACCAAATAGTAACCCACTTCCAAACCCATGGAGCAATACTG GAGGTGCACAGTCTACAAACTCGAGACCTGTGCCTGCAAATGATGGAAGATCTCCAGGTGTTGCTGGGTTAGGTGGGCTTGGTTTACCGGACTTGGAAAGGATGGCTGGGGGCATGCCAGATCCATCCCTTACGAATCAGCTTCTGCAGAACCCAGCCATTATGCAGATGATGCAGTCTCTCCTCTCCAACCCTCAGTTCATGAATCAG GTCTTGGATCCACAACTCGGTGGCATGTTGGGATCCAATTCCCAACTTAGGGATATGTTGCAGAACCCTGAATTGATTCGACAGCTTACTTCTCCTGAGACATTGCAG CAACTTCTGTCTTTTCAGCAATCACTTGTATCCCAGGTTGTTCGGCAGCAATCGAGCCA GGAACAGAATCAGACTGGCGGTGGTACAGCAG GGACAATGAATAACAATGGACTGGAACTTCTGATGAACATGTTTGGTGGGCTTGGGTCTGGCGCTGGTGTTCCCAGTAATCCTGATG TGCCTCCAGAGGAGCGATACGCAACACAGTTGTCCCAGCTACAAGAAATGGGTTTCTTGAACACTCAAGAGAATATTCGTGCTTTAAGTGCCACCTCTGGCAATGTCCATGCAGCTGTCGATTGGCTTTTAAGGAATCTTGATCGATAA
- the LOC135633753 gene encoding ubiquitin domain-containing protein DSK2a-like isoform X1: protein MGTDGDSCGAGDSDAVGGCAAVTVHVRCSNGSKFSVQIALDSTVGAFKAALVEKCDVPAEQQRLIYKGRILKDEHTLESYGLESDHTIHLVRGLTSPAASADVTTASNGASRIPANSAGVENGGTNEGRRFGGADIGGSLFPGLGVNRRDGNGSGFLGFGLPDINQMQQQLAQNPSMMREIMNMPAVQSLMNNPDLLRNMIMNNPQMREIIDRNPDFAHVLNDPSTLRQSLEVMRNPELMRELMRNTDRAMSNIEASPEGFNALRRMYETVQEPFLNATTGSGNMGNDLAQNPFAALLGNQSASQARDQTANQSGTGSDVTTESAAPNSNPLPNPWSNTAGGAQSTNSRPVPANDGRSPGVAGLGGLGLPDLERMAGGMPDPSLTNQLLQNPAIMQMMQSLLSNPQFMNQVLDPQLGGMLGSNSQLRDMLQNPELIRQLTSPETLQQLLSFQQSLVSQVVRQQSSQEQNQTGGGTAGTMNNNGLELLMNMFGGLGSGAGVPSNPDVPPEERYATQLSQLQEMGFLNTQENIRALSATSGNVHAAVDWLLRNLDR from the exons ATGGGCACCGACGGCGATTCCTGCGGCGCTGGCGATTCGGACGCCGTCGGAGGATGCGCCGCCGTCACCGTCCACGTCCGATGCTCGAACGGGTCCAAGTTCTCGGTGCAGATCGCCCTCGATTCCACCGTCGGGGCCTTCAAGGCTGCCCTCGTCGAGAAGTGCGACGTCCCGGCGGAGCAGCAGCGGTTGATCTATAAAGGCCGGATCTTGAAGGACGAGCATACCCTGGAGAGCTATG GATTGGAGTCAGATCACACAATTCATTTGGTACGTGGTTTAACATCACCAGCTGCATCTGCTGATGTGACAACAGCTAGCAATGGAGCTTCAAGGATTCCTGCCAACAGTGCTGGTGTTGAGAATGGTGGTACTAATGAAGGTCGGCGATTTGGAGGAGCTGATATTGGAGGCTCACTCTTTCCTGGCCTTGGTGTCAACAGAAGAGATGGTAATGGATCGGGTTTTTTGGGATTTGGCTTACCAGATATTAATCAGATGCAGCAGCAGCTTGCTCAAAATCCTAGCATGATGAGAGAAATAATGAATATGCCTGCCGTTCAGAGTCTGATGAATAACCCTGACCTACTGCGAAACATGATAATGAATAATCCTCAAATGCGTGAGATCATAGACCGCAATCCTGATTTTGCGCATGTCCTCAATGATCCCAGTACTCTCCGGCAATCTTTGGAAGTTATGAGGAATCCTGAACTCATGAGAGAATTGATGCGGAACACTGATAGGGCTATGAGCAACATTGAGGCATCCCCAGAAGGATTTAATGCTCTTAGGCGCATGTACGAAACTGTTCAGGAACCATTTCTGAATGCTACAACAGGGTCAGGGAACATGGGGAATGATTTGGCTCAAAACCCATTTGCAGCACTTTTGGGGAATCAGAGTGCTTCGCAGGCTAGAGATCAGACAGCAAATCAGTCTGGTACTGGTTCTGATGTCACAACCGAGTCTGCTGCACCAAATAGTAACCCACTTCCAAACCCATGGAGCAATACTG CAGGAGGTGCACAGTCTACAAACTCGAGACCTGTGCCTGCAAATGATGGAAGATCTCCAGGTGTTGCTGGGTTAGGTGGGCTTGGTTTACCGGACTTGGAAAGGATGGCTGGGGGCATGCCAGATCCATCCCTTACGAATCAGCTTCTGCAGAACCCAGCCATTATGCAGATGATGCAGTCTCTCCTCTCCAACCCTCAGTTCATGAATCAG GTCTTGGATCCACAACTCGGTGGCATGTTGGGATCCAATTCCCAACTTAGGGATATGTTGCAGAACCCTGAATTGATTCGACAGCTTACTTCTCCTGAGACATTGCAG CAACTTCTGTCTTTTCAGCAATCACTTGTATCCCAGGTTGTTCGGCAGCAATCGAGCCA GGAACAGAATCAGACTGGCGGTGGTACAGCAG GGACAATGAATAACAATGGACTGGAACTTCTGATGAACATGTTTGGTGGGCTTGGGTCTGGCGCTGGTGTTCCCAGTAATCCTGATG TGCCTCCAGAGGAGCGATACGCAACACAGTTGTCCCAGCTACAAGAAATGGGTTTCTTGAACACTCAAGAGAATATTCGTGCTTTAAGTGCCACCTCTGGCAATGTCCATGCAGCTGTCGATTGGCTTTTAAGGAATCTTGATCGATAA
- the LOC103989341 gene encoding high mobility group B protein 9-like, producing MEMEVQEKLYPAPLHSHEEVVRDSVGFIESLRRFHSSMSTKFMVPVIGGKELDLHLLYVEVTQRGGLAKVIEEKRWREVIAAFKFPPTTTSASFVLRRYYLSLLHHYEQVYYFRIQGPLVPPAASSQTRATPSKLDHSVVVSDSTMQTPKARKRALPEPQSKGPYNFTVTGSIDGKFEYGYMVTVKIGAETLRGVLYRVQQEQPSAGSSSSLAAAAAAAAAADTSHAADVAAVTRTRRRRRRGWRRRDPAHPKPNRSAYNFFFAETHSKLKALHPHREREFSKMIGESWSKLSEEERLVYQDYGLKDKERYKMEMQEYKERLKLAQPKEVTVARAVPSSEVVTEEVKESADGH from the exons ATGGAGATGGAGGTCCAGGAGAAGCTTTATCCTGCTCCGCTCCATTCCCATGAGGAGGTGGTGAGGGATAGCGTGGGCTTCATTGAGAGCCTGCGCCGGTTCCACTCCTCCATGAGCACCAAGTTCAT GGTTCCTGTGATCGGAGGGAAGGAGCTAGACCTGCATCTCTTGTACGTGGAGGTGACTCAAAGAGGTGGCCTCGCGAAG GTGATCGAAGAGAAGAGATGGAGGGAAGTGATTGCGGCATTCAAGTTTCCACCCACCACCACCAGCGCTTCCTTCGTGCTGAGGAGGTACTACCTGAGCTTGCTCCACCACTACGAGCAGGTCTACTACTTCCGGATCCAGGGGCCTCTGGTTCCCCCGGCAG CTTCTTCCCAAACCAGGGCAACTCCCAGCAAGCTTGACCACAGCGTCGTCGTCTCCGACTCCACCATGCAGACCCCCAAAGCTCGTAAAAGAGCGCTTCCTGAGCCACAGAGCAAAG gGCCTTACAATTTCACGGTTACGGGGTCGATCGATGGGAAGTTCGAGTATGGATATATGGTGACGGTGAAGATAGGCGCCGAGACACTGCGAGGTGTGCTTTATCGTGTCCAGCAAGAACAGCCTTCGGCAGGCTCTTCGTCCTctttggcagcagcagcagcagcagcagcagccgccgACACTTCTCATGCCGCTGACGTCGCCGCCGTAACAAGAACAAGGCGTAGGCGGAGGAGGGGGTGGAGGCGCCGCGACCCCGCCCACCCGAAACCAAACCGGAGCGCCTACAACTTCTTCTTCGCCGAGACGCACTCCAAGCTGAAAGCTCTCCACCCTCACAGGGAAAGAGAGTTCAGCAAGATGATCGGGGAGTCCTGGAGCAAGCTCAGCGAAGAGGAAAGATTG GTATATCAAGATTATGGATTGAAGGACAAGGAGAGATACAAGATGGAGATGCAGGAATACAAGGAGAGATTGAAGCTTGCTCAGCCAAAGGAAGTGACGGTGGCAAGGGCTGTGCCATCATCAGAAGTTGTAACTGAAGAAGTGAAGGAATCAGCTGATGGGCATTAA
- the LOC103985389 gene encoding uncharacterized protein LOC103985389: MEQTPLFLRNSYWVLRHGKSVPNEKGLIVSSLENGTLEKFGLASEGFNQARLAGELLLKEIDEKKILLENVRICYSPFSRTTDTAKVVADVLGISFDSCQCKAMLELRERYFGPSFELLSHDKYAEIWSLDEKDPFLPPEGGESVADVVSRLAVALAAIEAEFQGCTVLVVSHGDPLQILQTILRATKELASSNGIDILSRTKEIMVHSILSQHRKFALQTGELRPII; encoded by the exons ATGGAGCAGACGCCGCTGTTCCTTCGCAATAGCTACTGGGTCTTGAGACACGGGAAGAGCGTCCCCAACGAGAAGGGCCTCATCGTCTCGTCCTTG GAGAATGGCACACTTGAAAAGTTTGGATTAGCTTCTGAAGGTTTCAACCAAGCACGATTGGCTGGAGAGTTGCTGTTGAAG GAAATCGACGAGAAGAAGATTCTTCTAGAAAATGTTCGAATATGCTATTCTCCATTCTCGAGAACTACTGATACTGCTAAAGTGGTTGCTGATGTTTTAGGCATCTCATTTGACAGTTGTCAGTGTAAG GCAATGCTTGAGCTTCGTGAGCGTTACTTTGGACCATCATTTGAGCTCTTATCTCATGATAAA TATGCAGAGATATGGTCATTAGATGAGAAGGATCCTTTCTTGCCACCTGAAGGTGGAGAAAGTGTTGCAGATGTTGTCTCTCGACTTGCAGTTGCTCTGGCAGCAATAGAGGCGGAGTTTCAGGG ATGCACAGTCCTTGTTGTCAGTCATGGTGATCCACTTCAAATCCTGCAAACTATACTTCGTGCAACCAAGGAACTTGCATCATCCAATGGGATTGATATTTTATCGAGAACTAAGGAAATTATGGTGCATTCTATATTATCCCAACACCGAAAGTTTGCCCTGCAAACTGGAGAGCTACGCCCAATCATTTGA
- the LOC135633578 gene encoding glutathione S-transferase F11-like, producing MGSVKVYGPAMSTAVSRVMACLLEKEMPFQLLPIHLPKAQHKSPDFLKLQPFGQVPAFQDGDGTTLFESRAICRYICDKFAGQGNRSLLGREGGGAADRARVDQWVEAEAHSFNPPSSALVFQLVFAPSMRLKQDPAAIRENEAKLRKVLGVYERRLAESRFLAGDEFSLADLCHLPNAHYIVSATDKAELLTSRKNVARWWEEISARPSWKKVLDMRGAPPA from the exons atggggagcGTGAAGGTGTACGGGCCGGCCATGTCGACGGCCGTGTCGAGAGTCATGGCTTGCCTCCTAGAGAAGGAGATGCCCTTCCAACTCCTCCCTATCCACCTCCCCAAAGCCCAACACAAGTCTCCTGACTTCCTCAAGCTCCAG CCATTCGGCCAAGTGCCAGCCTTCCAAGACGGCGACGGCACCACCCTTTTCG AGTCGCGGGCCATCTGTCGTTACATCTGCGACAAGTTCGCCGGCCAAGGCAACCGGTCGTTGCTCGGCCGAGAAGGCGGCGGTGCCGCCGACCGGGCGCGCGTGGACCAGTGGGTGGAGGCCGAGGCCCATAGCTTCAATCCCCCCAGCTCCGCCTTGGTCTTCCAGCTGGTGTTCGCGCCGAGCATGAGGCTGAAGCAGGACCCCGCGGCCATCAGAGAGAACGAAGCGAAGCTGAGAAAGGTGCTCGGCGTGTACGAGCGGCGGCTGGCGGAGAGCAGGTTCCTGGCGGGGGACGAGTTCTCTCTCGCGGATCTCTGCCACCTCCCCAATGCCCACTACATCGTTAGCGCCACGGACAAGGCGGAGCTGCTCACCTCCAGGAAGAACGTGGCGAGGTGGTGGGAGGAGATCTCGGCCCGCCCGTCGTGGAAGAAGGTGCTCGACATGCGCGGCGCTCCGCCGGCTTGA